The sequence GTTCTATTTTATTATTAATATTTTCGTATTTACCATCGTTGTTGCAGTTATTTTTTGTGCTTTATAATTAATAGTATTGCTTATGTATTGATTGAAGTTTTTATAAAGTGCTTTGGCTTGTCCTCCTTTTTTAAGGGGTCATAAGTTTCTTTTAAAAGTATTAATTTGTTTAAATAAGTTTTGCAGAAGCCAATCTACAAGGTTTGTTCATTTTCTGTTGTTATCGTTTTTGATACTTGCCAATTTAATTGTTTGCTTTATTAATTACTTTTTAAAACATGCATTTAAAAAAGTAAAACTCCTTTTATTCATCAGTGGTTGAAGTGATAATTTTTTTTGTGTTTCTTGAGCATTTTTTCTTGTAAGTTATTCAACTTTTTACTATCTTGATTGTGAGACTGAGCTTTAGTAGTGTTGTTCGATACTCATTTATATTCTTTGTGACAATATAGTAGCAATATACTTAAGAATATTGCTAATTTTTACCCATTTCAGTTTTTTTATATTTAATCTTTATATTTAAAAAATAAATTTCTTTTTTTGCGATTTATATATAATTCTTTTGTAAAAGATATTATTTTATTGTAATGTTTATGTTGATTAAATATAATTTTTTGTGAACTTATTTATTAATTTGTATTAACCTAATCATATTAGGTTAATACAAATTATTTGATATAATTATGTTGTGTATATTTTAGGAAAATGTAAGCTTAAGTGAGTATTGCAAGAAAGATGAGCGTATCAAGAGTGAGTTTAATTAAATCTTTAAGTTGTTTATTTCCTCTTTTTGAATATTTAAACTTTTTATCAAAACTGTTGATTTTAGTAAAATAAGTTTCTTATAGTGGATAATATATTATATAATAAATAAGGAGAGTTTTATGGGACTTGCACAATCCGTAATTACGCAACAGATGGTGATATCTGAGCTAATTAAAGCAGGGATTAATAGGGAGATTGCTATTGATCTGTCTTACAGATATTATAAAAATGAGCTTACGTATAAAGACCTTGAGTATTTGGAAAATACGTTTAATCTTATGCTTGACAAGGTTGAGGCACTTTTACAATCTGAGATTAAGGCAGTCAAGATAGATCTAGATAATAAGATAGAAAATGTAAAAAGTGAATTAAAATCAGATATAAAAGACCTTGATAATAAGGTTGATAATTTAGAGATTAATTTAAATGTAAATATAGAGAATATAAGAAGTGAATTAAAATTAGATATAAAAGATCTAGATAATAAGATAGAAAATGTAAGAAGTGAATTAAAGTCAGATATAAAAGATCTAGATAATAAGATTGATGTCAAATTTAATGAACTTGATATTAAAATTAATAATTTAGAAAAGAATAATAAGTGGATCTTTGGACTAACTTTTGCATTATGGTTAACAGTTTTGGGAGGTTTTATAGCCTTAATATTTAAGTGAATTATTAGTGTTAATCTTTGATTGTAAATTAATAATTTATATGAAGCATGATGATAATACGTTTCTGAGAATTGGTTGATTTGAATTTTTTGAAGGGCTTTCTTTTGAAGGTTGTAATCAACTTAATAGATTAATTGATTATTTTAGTATTTATTTATGTAATAAATGCTTTCGATTAGTGGTGTATATGATTGTATTTGTAG comes from Borrelia coriaceae and encodes:
- the bdr gene encoding Bdr family repetitive protein, whose protein sequence is MGLAQSVITQQMVISELIKAGINREIAIDLSYRYYKNELTYKDLEYLENTFNLMLDKVEALLQSEIKAVKIDLDNKIENVKSELKSDIKDLDNKVDNLEINLNVNIENIRSELKLDIKDLDNKIENVRSELKSDIKDLDNKIDVKFNELDIKINNLEKNNKWIFGLTFALWLTVLGGFIALIFK